CTAATATATTTGGAtcccacctttttttttatttttagtttaggACTTCCATAACCATAAAGATCCCAGAAGTTACAGTATCAGTAAATTTGGAAATAATCCATCCTAAGCAGAATCATAACCCCTTCTATGACTCAACATATCTGCAAATGAAGGTGGGTCTGGAAATTGGCCACCAATTTCTCTACCTGGTGTCCCTTCACCCTCTGATGGAGTCcctgcatcaccatcatcatcatcctcattcCCAACAACATGATCACCATGTCCATTATAAGAAGCGCTCACTGTACTCTGCATCTCCAGTGCAAccattttctcttcttcttcttcgtctttctCCTTGAATGTATCAGCACAATTTAAGTCTGGCTTGTCATGGTATTTGAACAACAAAAGAAGTCTTTGCCCAAAAGATAACTCAGGATCAGTATCTCTGACTATGTGCCAATTCTGATAGAAGAACATGGATATATGTATCAGTAATGCAAGCATGGAAGTCACACCAGTGATGAGAAACAATCCCCAGAAGCTCCTGAACGTAATCATGCTTGAAGATGAACCATCTTCCTCAACAGAACATGCTTCATCATCATACAAGTACTGATTATCAAGGGGTTCCATTATTTCTTTGTTCTCTGTGATGTTTAAGATGGCTCTTGAAACATCAGCAACCATTGGTGATCCTATTGGGAATGCCTGAAAATTCATCGACAAAAGAAATACATGTTAGTAATTAGAATGCAAATAAACAATGCATGCAGTTAATTTTATTAGACTTACGAAGCCAAATCCATCAGTTTTGTATGTAGGTCCAACCATTGTGTATTTGCCACAGTACTTGTGGAGGAACACTTTCAGGTATGGAATCTCATCGACAACGGCAGCCACTGTTCCATTGCTTAATGCCTCATTGTACTCATCTGCAGAGTTGTATGGAATGAGTCTTGTTTCATCGAAGTTCATTCCTTTCAAGAGATTGGGCATGAATGAATCAACCAAGTAGCCAACTTTGTCATTTGTCCTTGCAAGCTCAGTCAAATCATTGAGAGTTGGTTGGAGTTGTTCCACTGTCAGTATCGACGATAAGCTTGCAGTATAACTTTGTTGCAGAATCAGGACtacaaaaaaccaaataatcagAACAATCCTTGCTAAATTGCTCACTATCGTTTCCCTGTGAGAGAAGACAAGAGTTGAGAAAATGAAGTAGAAGATTGTGCCAATTTGGTTAGATGGAGGGCCTCGGAATTCTACATTAACACGGTGTTCCAAAATCCAAACCACAATCCctgtgaagatgaagaatacACCACTTGCAATCCAGAGGCTTGTGCTTAATGGCTCTGCAAATGTCCATGCATTCTTCCTGCTCTGATCCTTGACAGGGACAATCATCGACACACCAGATTCAGTGTATGGCAGAGTGAAATCGACATATTGAGATCGGTTCGCTATCACTGTTATATCACCGACTACAACATCATACTTCTGCATCAATCAGTCAAACAAAGAATCAAATACAATGTGGATAAACAAGCATCAAAGTTCAAGTGATCACTAACCTTGAGGTACACCTGATAAACAAGATCATCATAACTACCATTCATTTCGCCCTTCTCATTGGCAAAATGTTCATAAGTATAATTGACTTTATAAGGCAATGCAGCCATTACTTTATCAAAGATTTCAATGCAGTAACCCGTTGGTCGAATTGAAGAATCGTTAGTAGTAACATTCACAAACTCAGGGAAACCGGGTTTCACTGGAATTCCAACACTAAGATTTCTCCCATTGGTTGGCCACTCCCATCCTCTAGGAGGAACATGATCAGAATCACCAGGCCATTTGGCTACTTCAATACTAacattctttgaatttaattctTTAGAAAAACCATAGACTGGTGTCCAAAATCCAATCCTCTTTCTCCCATTTTCAACAACATTAACAATCTCAAATTTGACCACCTCTCGCTGTCTGTCGATCAGCTGAAACTTCCCACTAATTCCATCAAATGTGGAGTTTGAGATCCACTGGACAATTTCTAATCCAGTCTGAGATTTACCAATACTTTCCAAATCAGTAGAGTTCTTCCTCACATTGTTCATCGAGAATGTATAATTTGCCGAAGAAAGACTCTCGGCTGCCATCGCTAATGACCATACAGTATCATAAGCCCATAAACCAAACACTGTCAAGGGTTCACTAATTTGAGCAGATGGATTCTCCAACTTGAATTTCTTTACAAATCTTGCCTTGAAATCTTGAAGCCTGGGGTTATCCTCACTGATATAAGGTTTAATACCCAAAACACCTTGCATTACACTGGTTGCTGATGATCCATAGAGGTCCACAATGTCTGTCAAGACATAAGTAGTGATCCAAACATAACCTTTGTTCATCATTCCTGTTTTATTTGCATTTGAGAAGACTTTGAAACCAAGAGAATATGGCATGTGGACAATGAAGACTCTGGTTTGCATGTCCTTGAGCTTCTCAAGCTCCTTGCTAATGGCTTCGTCATTGGCTGTAATAGGAATTGGACTCCGGTAAGTTACACGGGCATCAATCTCGATAAGAGCATCGATGACATGCGATATAATTCCGTTCCCGAACTCAGTGTCCGCATAGATCAGGACCACTTGTCTCCATCCGAAGTTTTGAACAAGAGAAGCAAGTACTTTGGCCTGAGAAGTATCATTCATTCCAGTCCTGATGAAGTATGGATACTGCTTTGTTGAAAGAGAAGGGCTCTTAGCAGTGAAAGAGATGATTGGAACTTGAGCACTGTTTCCAAGCTCAATCACAAACTTAGCTTGTCTTGATGTTTGTGGTCCAATTATAGCTTGCACTTGAACATTCTTCAAAAGATCAATAGCTGCATTTCATACACACAACCATGAAACCATGAATTCCCAATATATATCACAcaattctcttttcttttttccatcaaaCAACATGAAACATCAATGAACAGTATAACAAACATCTCACATCTAGAGACAGCCAGAGAGAAACAGAGACAATTCTTAAAGTCTACATGCAAACTAAAGGACAAGTCTAGACAAGAGAAACAGATAAAGAGAGAGattgaaagagagaaaagacCTGCAGAAGCAGAAGCAACACGATCATCCTTGTTGACATCTCGCAAATGAAGAGAAAGCTTTTTGGTGAAGTTTGAGTGAGAATTGTAGAAGTCCTCCATGGCCATGGCCATACATCTCCAGCTTATGTTTCCCACCCATGTCTTAGTGTCAAGAATCACACCCACATCAAATGAACTAGTTGTGTTTCTAGAGTTGTTGGAAGTGGTTCCTTGAGCATAGGCTTTGTTTTGCCCAATATTCAGACGTGAACACAAGAGGAAGAGAAACAAGATCAACTGATGATACCTTGGCTTCCCCATTTCTTTCATGTTTCTTCATTCCATTCAATGGATTGCTTATAAGTTTGGCGGAGAGGAGGACAGGTCAACCATTAAAATGTCAGATTTTTTGGCTCACAACTACGTCAAAGTCAAGCATATGTTTGCAATGTAatttcataaaaagaaaattacaattCTACCCATCTAAGATACGCCAAAATATTGGtgatattaaaattcaaaaaactttTTTCCCGCTTGTGTCAAATCTGTCTAATTTACAGTTATACCGATCAAAAATGTGTCAAATATAATTATTGCTTAGATAAATGTAACTCTGGACTTTTAAAAAGCTACATTTGAGGAGCCATTCCTGATGATTAAAAAGTATCGACGTTTTCATGAACCTTTCGACCTTTCATGCCAGTTTGTGATTCGATATCTCACAAAAtaaatctttaaatatttaactaatgGCTGTCTTtacctcatattttttcatGTCTTATTTTGTGTGTCCTTTTTGTCTCCCTTCCATCTCATGATGaacttattttatgtttatatttcgccttgttgttgttttgttttactatgctttttatttttgttcgtctagtttgattcttttgtttttttctcataatttatttgttttgacatctttatcattttctgttttttttttttcaataaataattagtgGTTCATCCCTATTTTACCAAAAATGTGTGTGCTTTATCTTATATATGCTTTTAATATAGCACAtgcatataatttttgtttttctttgatgaaaGATATCTTGGGATAATTTCGGATTTATACCAACTATCAAGCATAGACTCCACTTTCTGGGCACAATAGCAATGACACTGAAAGACTAACAGTAAATAATGGACTCTGTCAGAGGTCCTTAAGATCGGTTTCATCAACGCTACCATAAATAAATGATCCCTTTCTACCATCATCTCCTGGAAGGAAGCCCTAATTCTCTACACTCCACTTTAGCATGACCTAATCACTCTTTGTGGTGGGGTTGTCTCCCATTTAAATCTTTTgtgtattgattaaaaaaatatatgtataaactaCTGTGGCATTGACATaggaaaacaaaatagaaacatCAAGGTACATCATccacaagagaaaaaaatccaaaacagTCACAGTAAGAATAAGGAAAACAACAAGGAGATCATAAGGAGAGGTGGATCTTGGAGACAGGTAGGGAGTCATCATTAgagatggcaataatacccatatctgacccgacccgacctgacccgagtttgacgggtaaaacccgatttgaccgggtttcgggtcgggttcgggtaaaacccgacttgtatgaaacgggtgCGGGTGCGGGTTTGGGAATTCTAATACCGACCCTGTACTGCAGTCTAACCCATACTCCAAtcccgaaattaaaattactaaaatatatatatatatatacatatatatactaatatgttctactaacttaacaatttaaatttttattttttcctctttgttttgtcttgtaattttataataattttatttttataaaaaaattataattactttttaagttatttttttataaaataatatatttttattaatttttaatattaaggtGAGGGCGGGTATACCATGGTACATTCAGTACAGTCGGGTCTAAAGGCGTAAAGCGGGTTTGGGTTTTAAAACCCGTCGAGTTCGAGTTCGGGTTCGAGGTATCTAGTGGGGTGATCGAATCATGCAGGGTATGGTAATACCCGCACCTgacccgacccgttgccatccctaaatCATCATCCAAGTGGCACTCTTAGAAAGCACGGgatgcttcatttttttttaaaaaaaaaaaaagtaatttaggAGTTATATCTTCTGAGCTCCAGCAGTCCAACTATGttctctttatttgttttgtctttCGTCTCTCTGTTGGTAGGACAAATCTATTTCTGGTGACcgtctcatttttttctccctCGTTCTTTATGTTGTAATCCTCCCCATTATCCTTGTACTCTATCTTAAATAAAACATggtatatctattttttaaaaataataattataataattattattattattataaattgtaatttttgtaaagttacaatttaaatattCTTGTGGCATTTATACCATGAGAAAGAATGCCACGTTCACAAGATAAGATACTGAGGCATTAGTTATTAAATGAAATCATTAGTTGATAATATGCAACCATCCCTCTTTTGACATGTTGATATGTTCAAAATTGATGAGAACATTGAGAAGTTGCCCATTAATTTCTTAGTTCCTTCCTATGCAAGGACCTCTAAGTTAGGTTTACGTTGTTTTATGTCTTGACTCATGAGgttattctaattttattttctccaaaaaataaagaaatttctattaataattaagtactaattaaattaatataaaagttgtgtgattataattaattaaatgactTCTCATTGAGATTTCTTGATTATTAAACTATAAAGTTCAACGGTCaatattaagaaataatttaataggTCTTGATTATTAAACTATTAAATGACTTCTCATTGTGTCatagttttataaaattgttCCATGGGAAAAAAACAGTAGATTGATactacttaaaaaataataattaatttgtttgaagACAATAAGGTAAGataaaaacatcatcaaaactataaatagataaaattttcaaatgaagaTTAAATAATACTTGGGCCTAGTTCAATTGATGACCAAGTCATAAGTTGGTCTGATTAGTTTTAAGACGAAGTAtgtttataatagttttatcaTATGAATAATGATGATCATACGCAAACATAAAATATGAccaattaataaatcaaaaataatacatgacacaagtgattttttttaaaataaagtagataaattaaatttcattaaaaaaaatacaaaaccaaaacaacagtAAAATTTAGTGATtatcatatgaattttttttttttttggacaaatatgaACAAGCCTCATGGGAGGGTGTGCGCaggttttttaattatatcaatcACTCTCACCTTGCAATAGTAGGAAATCAAACTCATGATCTCATTCATGCGCAAGAGACATAAATGCCAATAGACTAAAAGACCGTTGGCAGTGGAAAAGATTCCAACcctcactacaaaaaaaaaacagtttaaTACCGATGAAAATTTTTGTCGATAATGGTAGACATTCCGTCGGTAGATATCATTACCGATAGAATGTTGGTCTGGAATAATCCATGACTAAATATTATCTCGGTAATGATCTTCTGTcggtaataataaattttgtcaataattataaattttgtcggtaaaaataaacaagtaccGACGGAAATATGTGTCGGTAATGATTATATTTCCATCagcaataattatttaattataaaaatttaattcattttgtcGGTGTTGTTCGTCGTTAATGGAACATTTCTGttggtaaaaaatattttttccgttggtggaaaatattattttattataattccgtcggtaaaaaaataagtttccatcaataaaaattattgtttttcgttgctaaaaagaattttttttatgagaaatatGTCAATGAAGATAACTTTCCGTTGgtagaaagtatttttgttcattggtaaagaatattaatttaataatattcacGTCAAGAAAAATTATGGTTCGAGTCGGTGcaaatattgttattaattgGTAAAAGCATAATTGTTACTATAATTTCGCTTCGGTATTGTATTTTTCCattggtaaaaaaatattaaaatttagaaattcgATCGAGTAAAacgatattttatttttcaccaaAAATTAATTGCTCCATCGGGAAAGAATGTGATTCCATTGGTAAAGAATATACTTTTCCGCTCGAAAAATACTActaatgtattatatatatatatatatacaaatttttacACATTAAACCTCAGATTGTGCATAATATGAACATAATACCAAATGCATTTAACAATCCTACAAACCATAATGCAATCACTTGTTCATCACaaccaaaaaaactaaaattcatAATACAATTCAACAACACATGTAAAATATTTGAAGTTATAAAGTTGCAAgcaatcaacaaaaatattaaaatagttttaaaggtactcaaacaaaacaaatggtaACAACACCATTCTAAGGGTCATCTAAATCTCCTTATGCATTTTTCTCCCCCATCTCCGGTAGTGGTGAATTAATTCCCAATTGGCTTGCTTTGAGAAAAAATAATGTTGGATGACCGCGTTCCACCAACTTTAAGATTTTGTCCAATTTTACTTTGTAACCCTACTTGACCTTTAGTTGAATACCAAGAACTATACTTTCTAAATCCTCAACTTTCTCCGCAAGCTTCTTTTGCAACATAGATTCATTTGTTGCAAACGGTTGATAGGTGAAAGGTTCGCACGCTAAATCAGATGTGGAAGGACATGTAGATGCTGCACTAAACAACTGTATTGAGTCTACTCTACTCCAAAAACCATAAACACTTGTGTGTGTAATATTCAATCCCCCAATTGCATCAGACCATGACTGACCATCGAAACTTGGATGGGAAGAGATATCATCGGTATATTTGTCAATCAATGCAGCATTATACTTTTCCTATAACACGTTTAAAAgcaattattatcatttataacTCACTCATTAGCTTTTATGGCTTCACGTAAATAGCAACTAATACACTAAAACAATTGtaactaaaaattaacattttaaccaagaatatatatatatatataacatttctaTAACTCTTGTGAatcaaaacttaaatgataacaattaaaaaaaaatgagaaatgacTCAAATTCACCTACATGGACAACTCTTGACTTGTTGTCCACAAATTCACCCTCTCCACCCTTGCTCTCGTGTGTAGCCTAAAAAATTTCAGAATATCCTATCTCCCTACCTAGCTTCTCAGCCTCCAGTTTTGACTTAGAAAGGAAGTAAAATATCAACTCTCTTTCACATAAATAAtactatttttatgtttatagaGCGGTAtgtatgaaaaattaataaatttttgttgtgcacgaaatttatttaaatatttttaatgtatgtagatgaaattaaaaaaattaagtataggaaaaaaagaaaatgtttttttacCAATTAACTTTGTATAATAGGCTTAAaagaggttttaaaaaaatagctttgacaatttttttaattatctatgcaaccataggattattttatttgtcaaaagaGTCTTAAGGATgtaatgtttggattgaagTAATTATCTCCCTATGGAGGGGAATGATCACTAATCCCAATGGATACCCATGTTTGGGGTATCCATTGGGTTGGCATTATTACTCCTGAGAGGGGAATATAACTACCCTTGCTAGTGTAATAGCATTCCTCTCTTctaaaaaaacctttttttccgtgtaatttattttgtgatggttttatcttgtattatgcaaaaaaaaaaaatctaagttatttttgtaatagcttacaaaattaaaactttgggatgagtaatttttgtttgggattattgatatatttataataaaatccaTTAATTTAAACACTtcattacaataattaaatttattacaatgagattgataaaatatttcacactacaaaaattattattaaatgaataattagATTGAATgataattacataatttaatacataattataatgcctatagttaatttaaatattaaaaataaacccatatgtcatatgtaaatattatttttagattaagGGTATAATAGTAATATTCTCATATattctcttctaattttttacATTCCCAATAAAATTCCCCTCCaatgggtaatttttttggttaagtACTAACCTTTGCTCATATTTCAGTTTGAGTACCACcattcaatttatatcaaattaagcactaacatttaatttggttgCACAGGCGAGGCTATTGGGGCTTCATCGGTGAGAAATCAATGACGTGGATCGTTTGGATCGCATGCGTGGACACCCATACTCCGCACCATCTTCACCTGTGGATGCTGAACTGCATGGATGTCGGATGCCACATCATGGCTACTTCTACTTTTTTTCTTCCCCTTTTCTCCCTAGAGTTCAATAACCCAGAAAATCACCATATATAGTGTGAAAGCATCTTCCGGGGAGTTTGAGATCGCCGGCAGCAAAGAAACAATTGGGCCTCCATGCAAGAATTAGTTTTTGAAGAGTTCTGCACTTCTAGATCCGGAGACAGAGTGCGATGATCGTGGTTCACATTTCTCTAGTAAGAGGTCAAGAGCACATAACCCGAATGGGTTTTTGTGGAACTAGGCTAGCTCATCTATTACCCTATCGCTAATGCATCGTTGAACTTAAGAGAAGCACTTACATGTGCTTTCAAGttttcttgtattgtttttttatttttttcctaaatttctttttcttgattccaatcaaataaaaatcacattatATTAAGAAGATCATATATTGGTACATTAAGAGTAAGTTTTTTTCTCGTAAGTGGATAACATCATATAACTCAGTAAATCCTACACATTACCtaaatttttaactatatttgtCTCTTGCACACCATCAAACACATGAATGCAAAAATACACAAATGATACATGTGaggtttataaaaatcaaataacacaaAGTGGAGTAGAACAAggaatacaaataatttttatagatatattaCTTGAATTATACAAAAAAACACGTAAATACAACAAGTAACTAACTTTGCTACGGAACATTGCAGGAAATGCACTTTGACGTTTAGTgcaatactaaaaaaatacacCATTTTTGGAGAGTTCCATAAAAGGAACACAATTCATCAAGAAAGCAGGTAAAAGAAAAGTACATCAACAATAAGATTTCAAAACCACAAACACAATTCATCAAGGAAAAACATGTAATGCATTCAATTCGGTTTGTTcctttgtataaatttttaacaaatgtaCATATTTGGCC
This portion of the Dioscorea cayenensis subsp. rotundata cultivar TDr96_F1 chromosome 3, TDr96_F1_v2_PseudoChromosome.rev07_lg8_w22 25.fasta, whole genome shotgun sequence genome encodes:
- the LOC120256289 gene encoding glutamate receptor 2.7-like, translating into MKEMGKPRYHQLILFLFLLCSRLNIGQNKAYAQGTTSNNSRNTTSSFDVGVILDTKTWVGNISWRCMAMAMEDFYNSHSNFTKKLSLHLRDVNKDDRVASASAAIDLLKNVQVQAIIGPQTSRQAKFVIELGNSAQVPIISFTAKSPSLSTKQYPYFIRTGMNDTSQAKVLASLVQNFGWRQVVLIYADTEFGNGIISHVIDALIEIDARVTYRSPIPITANDEAISKELEKLKDMQTRVFIVHMPYSLGFKVFSNANKTGMMNKGYVWITTYVLTDIVDLYGSSATSVMQGVLGIKPYISEDNPRLQDFKARFVKKFKLENPSAQISEPLTVFGLWAYDTVWSLAMAAESLSSANYTFSMNNVRKNSTDLESIGKSQTGLEIVQWISNSTFDGISGKFQLIDRQREVVKFEIVNVVENGRKRIGFWTPVYGFSKELNSKNVSIEVAKWPGDSDHVPPRGWEWPTNGRNLSVGIPVKPGFPEFVNVTTNDSSIRPTGYCIEIFDKVMAALPYKVNYTYEHFANEKGEMNGSYDDLVYQVYLKKYDVVVGDITVIANRSQYVDFTLPYTESGVSMIVPVKDQSRKNAWTFAEPLSTSLWIASGVFFIFTGIVVWILEHRVNVEFRGPPSNQIGTIFYFIFSTLVFSHRETIVSNLARIVLIIWFFVVLILQQSYTASLSSILTVEQLQPTLNDLTELARTNDKVGYLVDSFMPNLLKGMNFDETRLIPYNSADEYNEALSNGTVAAVVDEIPYLKVFLHKYCGKYTMVGPTYKTDGFGFAFPIGSPMVADVSRAILNITENKEIMEPLDNQYLYDDEACSVEEDGSSSSMITFRSFWGLFLITGVTSMLALLIHISMFFYQNWHIVRDTDPELSFGQRLLLLFKYHDKPDLNCADTFKEKDEEEEEKMVALEMQSTVSASYNGHGDHVVGNEDDDDGDAGTPSEGEGTPGREIGGQFPDPPSFADMLSHRRGYDSA